The nucleotide window aagaaatTAGAGAAAATCTAATTTGGGTCTAGAAAAGTATTTTTAAAGTATCGAGGCTTAGGACAAGCCCGGAAAATTTTCCCGAAACGATTTGGTGAAGTGTCAGAGAAATAAGGATGTTTGAAGATGCATTTTCGGAGTGGGCTTAAGGAAAATTCagggaaaaataaaatggagcagcccaagcccatttgGCCCAAAAGGAGGGGCGAATTAgacttttcacaattaaatTGGGAGAGGTATTTAAGAAACACATTctccaaaccctagcctcaACCCTCTCATTTTTCacttcagctctctctctctctctctacccgagagcttctctctcctcattctCGCCGGAAATCGCCGCCGCCGGTCGTCGCCGTCGCCAGAACCCGgatttcaaccaaaatttccagattttcttctcttcatcccctctttccatttctccaaccaaaatcaagaaatttggccatttaatcctccaaaaaccctagaacccgaagctaatttgggggtttttgtgctttcttctttccaagTTTAAATCAAGGTAATATCCAtcctaatctagcctctattcCTTCGATCTATACATCTTTCTAATCAAATTCGAGTTTTTGATttccattttgatttttgatgcaTGAACCCGGTTTCTCCTTAAACCATAAAGCTAGGCTATGGGTTTGGCAAAGATTTTTGGTAAGGATCTACCCATGCAACCTTGTTTACGATTTTTTTGGTTGAGATGATGATGTTGgacggatttgtaggtgaagaaggccaaggagaaggaatacgccgtgatttttgaagaagaaagggtaaggaatggattttggacaaaccctagaatttttggaatttatttggttgattttgattatgttgagctattgttgttgttggaaaaattgtgaaaaatagagatatgaggatggtttaattagtaggattttattAGCATAATTTTCAAAGTGTTGGAATTTTGGTGTTGAAGATTTGGTGATTGTTGCTGTgtagttttggccaaaagaaaaagaaaatgaagaagaaaagaaatggatttgtttttggaagaaaaggaaaataaagaaaatggtaaaagttggattaaatgagttttactgtggtaaagtggtaaaaagtgaagaaggtgaaagtaaaggtaaattcagtaaaaaggaggtaaaaggtaaaagtgaaagtgttgaggtaaaagtcatggtaaaagtgaaaaggtgaaaaagaagaagtaaatgggtaaaagtaaaagtaaaactttatttataattatttacttatttatttttaataaataataaataatggtaaataaaggaATACTTGGTCAAAAGTCAACTCTGAGAGTTGACCAGGGTTGACCGACCTCGTAAAACGTGAGGATCGACTCGACTTTGGTCGCTCGGATTGGCGAAAGTTTAGCGGAGCGATAAGGacgttttcctttttaagaaagaagtagtttcccaaattggtaaaggttgaaACAGATAATTAATGGtctcattgaaataaaaaggatttaGTGTGCGCGGTTACTTAAAGTTGATCATAatgtttacctggataattacttacaaactaagtaatggttcaggaaacacgatcgttaaggaagcttaagcggaaagCATCAGAGTGTGGAATACGCCGGCattttccaggtagggtgagctgtcccttccttgtgagaggcttttcgatatatgtggaatgctctagtataatattatgttgcctacaactatgtttttggttgttcattagtcgatgcctcgtgatacctatgttttcataactgatgattgttgattgcgaaaaccgaggctagacttgcatgttgagatactgtacccttttgtatgtttgtgtttgtgacctgaaagtgaatgggacctagacgcgtagattcctagggatcccacggtgtctataaccgtgaacctccagagggggctgtgctcctatgtttgtcgaggaaatgtgagtacagacagtgaaccagtcataagagactcagagccaggaaatggacactttcgctattTGTAGCCATAAAGActatagagtagttggccggttctcgaaggatgacgaaccaagtcggtcaccgatttattttagtttagccggtaggtaagtatctcggagctccaagttgtgtgaagcatgctgcatatgatttcctgAAACGAAACAACTGTGATTGTTTTTGCTTGCATTTGTttacttgattttacaaatgcgcgCAACCTATGTTTTAGTAGCTATGTTTTACTtatagttttcaaacctaactaaggttgggtcggcccctattgggctagcgaggacgaaatgcttacccctacatttcaggttagaacgaggtcattccggacgatttggattagaagtgggtcgTTGGCCGAGTTCGTGTGTTGCTGTTCCTATAGCTTCAAGTTCTTCCCTTTTGGTATTCCATCGATTTACTCGCTTTTCTTTCAATGTTGAACTctgtgaggtccgcctacctgggagcgcgcctcacccctttgttttattgttattgttgaacTCCTTTCATTTCAGTTATGACGTAAGCCCTAAGGCGCCACAGTGCACTTGCCcactttttttttaagcatTTCTAGACTTGTTAATTTGTATATTGGGTTGTTGATTTAAAGtcctttcttaaaagtttttcttggtctcctattttctaaaaattgcattttcaaaaggccttgtaatattaagttggtaggtctacgGTACGTCTACTATGTATCAAGctcctattggcttaatattacggCGCTGTGGTATACCCCTTCGGGTCGCCACAGAAgagtggtatcagagcgggtttcgaaaaaaaagtttttttttttgtaaaagcgttttttctaaaaaaaaaaggaaaaaaaagaaaaaaaccaacaACCCAAAAACATTTTCGAGAaagtttttcttggttttgtaaaactgtttttcttttcccaaaaaaaaaaaaaaaagctttgagGAAAGTCATTTGAGTTTTCGTTGTCTTGCAAATTGTTTCGATttcaaaagaaaaggatttaagGAAAGAAGTTTCAAATCACTTGTGACGCCTAATCCCAAAACCATTGCTTCTCATTTAGATTCCTTTGCGCTGCCCTAACCCTTCACGTGGATCCCCTATTGACTTgaatacacatttacgcaagcgtacgtatcattgtcaagataggaaaatattaTGCCTAAAGTTTATCGTatcacggggattagtggctaacccacaatccttgggtaatcggaactaaagacacttagcaaacaaagaaaagaaaaagaaaataaataaaaaagttaatctaaggcaccaagccctagcaatgctcggttttggttctcaccaaagcctaatcaaaactaagagcctagtgatggatatgcacaaatgagtggaaaagTTTAATGGTTGAGggttgattttagattaacaaaaagtaataaaatgtaaagcaattaataaaaatgcaaagaagaaggaagggAGTAGGGTTGCCACGTGTCAGTATGGGAGTGGacaagaagaaaggaagaaatgGTTTGGGCACGTGATGGCGGCAGACTTCTCAATTGAAACCAAAGCTTAATTAAGTGTAAAGCTTAATTAAACTAAGGTCTACTGCTGCATGTTAATGGCTGGAGGTATTAAATAATCaagctaattatcaattaatacaaaaccttttctttattttctgtaattttcttcttcttcttttctatttttctttcttctccactTCCACAATCTCGaatatttccatatatattgtcAAGGGACTAGTCGGGTTTTGCTCTCAAACTTGCATTGACCATGGTTGATCGTGTCGACAATTTCGTCTCCTCGTCGAAAACTCCGATTTGCTCCACTTTTGtaccattttctctcgtttccgcaactccgcttattttctacacaataaataaaaagaattaattatataataattgactcgaggattagcttaattctagtattttagatataattacacgtataaaaatgcgtgtaatcacctATCTACTTTGCTTCTTTCTAAGAGTCATTCATTCGTTGTATAATCCGATCATCGTAGTTATGTGTTATTACAAAATGATATGGTGAGATCTTCATTAGGGAGATTCCACATCGTGCATCTGGCACATGAAAATGGAAAAGTCTTTGATTTGTAGACTTCAATTGGACGTTGAAGAGTTTATGATTGATCTCATGTTGTAAGCTTTGTGAATCATATTGTCTTTTGTTCTGTCTCAGTTTGACTCCTGTTACGATGCCGCCACGACCCGATCCTAGAATGGCAGCCGTGCTAATGGCATTCGAAGCCCTATGCACTGCCCTGGAACAGACCCCGGAGGAACTTGAAAGATATAGGGTGACGCAATGCTTGGAGCAGTTAACCAAGCTTAAACCACCCCAGTTCAACGGAATTGGTGAAGCCTGCGAGGCCGAAAACTGGTTGAGGCAAATCTTGAAGATTTTGGATATCTTATGGACACCGGAGCAGTACCGTGTGTCCCTAGCTGTACACCAGCTTGTCGGGGAGGCTGACAACTGGTGGGATACCGTCCATAGCCTACGGATTGTCGCTGACCTAACTTGGGCAGAGTTCGAGCAACTCTTTCTGGAGCGGTTCTTTCCACCTGTCCTGAAGGCACAAAAGATCAGTGAGTTCTTTGCTCTGACCCAAGGAAACAAGACCACTCACGAGTATGTTGTGGCCTTCACACGACTACTTAAGTACGTGCCAGCAATCGCCAACGACGATCAGATGAAGAAACATAGGTTCATGGCAGGACTTCGAGACTCGATTCGACGCGATTTACGCTCGAACACTACCTTGAGCTACAGTGAGTCCGTAGCTGCCGCTTACGCCATCGAGGCTGATGAAGCTGCATACCCAAGACGTGGGGATGGTCAGGGAAGCTCTCACCCACGGAAGAATTGCTGGGTGCATCGGAGGAAGCTCCAAGGAGGAAACTCCCAAGGATATGCCAGTTCCAGCAGTAGCAGTGGATCTTCAGGAAGACGGAGCCCTGCACCCTACACTTGTTTTGCTTGTGGCCAACCTGGACACACCAAGGTTCGCTACCCGTTTGTTAACAACTCATAAGGAGAGTCTTCTGGCTCGGGATTCCAGAATCCGAGGCCAGCTCAATCACTATCAACTCAGATATCGCCAGCACCCTACCGACCACCTCAGCCGTTAGCAGTGAAGTACGACCAGCAGATTACCGCACCTCGACCTGTCAACCAGGCAAACCGAGGAAGAAACCGTGGAGGACGCAACCAGGGAGGACGTGGACAACTGTATGTAATCACCGGTGGAGAGACTACTGAGGCTTCTGGCTCTGGCACTGCACTAGCTAGTACGATACTCATCTCTAACTCTGAAGCTAGAGTATTGCTTGACACTGGTGCATCCCATTCATTCATCACTACATGGCTAGCTGAGTCACTAGGACTAGAACCAACACCGCTAGACGGAGTTTTCGACTTTAAGACCCCGCTTGGTGTGGGGACTGGTGTAGACAAAGCCTATAGGAAGTGCCAAGTTGTTATTGGTGGTAGGAAGCCCCAAGCCGATCTCTATCCTATCGAGTTGTATGACTTTGATCTAATTCTCGGGATGGACTGGCTGAGCAAGTACAAAGCACTCATCGATTTCGATCGACGCGCGGTACGAATCACACCACCAAGCAAGGAGACCTTCGAAATAAAAATGGCAAAACCCCTTTTACCTCCAAGTTCACTACTGAAGGCTTGTTTTCAAGGGAGGAGAATGCTTGCTTGTTACAGCATCATCGCTGCAGGGGAAAAGGTAAACATGGAGACCCACGGCTACATGCCGATTGTAGACGAGTACCCTGACGTATTCCCGGAGGAGCTACCAGGATTACCCCTGCATCTTGAAAAGGAATTCCGCATTGACCTAGTTCCTGGTACTGAGCCGATCTTGATATCGCCGTATCAGATGGCACCAGCCGAGATGAGCGAACTGAAGTTACAACTAGAGGATCTTGAGAGCAAAGGGTTCATCCGAAAGAGTTCATCACCTTGGGGAGCTTCTGTCTTGTTAGCTAAAAAGCCTGACGGAATGCTATGTTTGTGCGTAGATTCTCGACGATTGAACCAAGTAACAATCAAGAACAAGTATCCACTACTGAGGATAGACGAGTTGTTTGACCAACTCACGGGAGTGATGTTCTTCTCTAAGATCGACCTTCGATCAAGGTATCACCAGTTGCGAGTACGTGAGGAGGACATTTGGGTTGACCAACGCCCCATCCGCATTCATGGACCTAATGAACCGAGTGTTTCGACCCTACTTGGATCAGTTCATGATTGTCTTTATTGACGACATCCTCATCTACTCCAAGACGCAAGAGGAACACGTTATTCATCTTCGCATAGTTCTGCAGACATTATTGGATCACCAACTCTACGCTAAGGAATCTAAGTGTGACTTCTGGCTCACAAAAGTAAAGTTCCTTGGACATGTCATCTCTGCAGCTGGACTTTCAGTGGACCCTTCGAAAGTCGAAGCTGTACTTAATTGGGAACAACCACAGAACGTGACCGAAATCCGCAGTTTTCTTGGATTGGCTGGTTACTACCGCCGTTTTAGCCAAGATTTCTCTAAGATCGCCTTACCGTTGACCAAGCTGACAAGGAACGGCACAATGTTCGAGGGGGACGACAAGTGTGAGAACGCTTTTGTGGAGCTTAAGACGAGGTTGACTACCGCACCTGTACTAGTTCTTCCGAACAATGTCGACCCCTACCAAGTGTACACCGACGCCTCGGGGAACGGACTAGGTTGTGTGCTTATGCAAAATGGCCAAGTTGTGGCCTTTGGCTTGAGACAGTTAAAGCCGCACGAGAGGAACTACCAGACTCACGACTTGGAACTTGCTACTATGTATAGTCTTCGCATTGAAGATCTGATGGTGTTATCTCTATGGCACGCAATCTAAAGTTTACTCGGATCACAAGAGCCTGAAGTACATCTACACTCAACATGATCTGAACCTATGCCAGAGAAGATGGATGGAGTATCTGAAGGACTATGAGTTCAATTTGCTCTACCATTCGGGAAAAGCGAATGTCGTCGCTGACGCCTTGAGCAGAAAGACGAGAAGTTAGTTATCCTGCATCTTCTTGTCACGAAACGAGACGTTGAAAACTCTGGAGGAGTTTTGCTTGTATCCCCAATAGGGAAACCCTCAGGGGTACCTTGTGAGTTTAACTCTGAAGCCACAGTTACTACAACTCGTGGAAGAAAGCCAGTGGAAAGACCCGGATACGTATATGCTCCGAGCACAGATCTACGCCGGAGAAGTCACCAACGAGTGGATGGTGGGCCAAGATGGTTGTGTTAGATTTAAGGGTCGGATGGTTGTCCCTGAAAACGACCATATTAGGAAGATGGTGCTGGAAGAAGCGCATCGTACATGCTTCACTATGCACCCGGGAGCAGGAAAGATGTACCAAGATATGAAGCGCCAATTTTGGTGGTGAGGGATGAAGAAGGATGTGGCCGACTACGTCGTCCGATGTGCAATATGTCAGCAAGTAAAAGCAGAACATCAACTACCGGCTGGACTACTTCAGCCGCTACCTATACCAGTATGGAAGTGGGAAGACATCACCATGGACTTCGTCACCGGATTACCACGCTCGTCACGAGGACACGACGGAGTGTGGGTGGTAGTTGACCAACTAACCAAATCCACCCACTTCATACTAGTGAAGATGGACTCACCTGTAGAGTATTTTGCGGGACTGTACATCGACATCATCATCAAGTTACACGGAGTTCCGAAGACTATCGTCTCTGACAGAGATTCAAGGTTCACATCGAGGTTGTGGAAGAAGCTTCAAGAAGAGCTTGGAACACAGATAATTTTGAGTTCGGCATACCACCCTCAGACTGACGGACAATCTGAACGCACCATCAAGACTTTGGAGGATATGCTATGAGCTTGAGTATTGGACTTCAGAGAGAAGTGGTATGACTGTTTGCCACTCGCAGAGTTTACGTACAACAATAGTTATCACCGTAGCATAGGCATGGCACCGTTTGAAGCACTTTATGGACTACCATGTAGGTCGCCTACGTGTTGGGCTGTTGCACAAGAATGGGCTTTACTAGGACCTGACTTAGTTTAGGAAACCACTGAAAGGATTCAAGTGGTTAAAGAGAAATTAAGAGTAGCCCAGAGTAGACATAAATCATATGCAGACACGCGTAGGAGACCCCTAGAGTTTGGAGTAGGGGACTTTGTTTATATCAAGGTGAAACCTCGGAAGGGAATCAGTCGGTTCGGGGTCAAAGGAAAGTTGGCACCCCGATACATTGGACCTTTTCCGATAGTCCAAAGAATTGGGAACATGGCTTATCGGGTAGATTTGCCACCAGAACTAGAGCATATCCACAACGTGTTTCACGTGTCTCAACTTAAGAAGAGTCCGCCAGAGATCCAGCAAGTCATTACTTGGAGAAACTTGCCACTGCAAAGTGATGCCACCTACAAGACAGAGCCTATACAGATTTTAGCACAAAGTACCAGGCAGCTAAGGAACCGCGAGGTTCCATTGGTGAAAGTTCAATGGACACACCAAAAAAAGGAGGAGGTTACTCGGGAACTTGAGGCAGAGATGCGTGAGAAGCACCCCCACCTTTTCAGCTAACCAGGTACAAATTTCGAGGATGAAATTTCTTAAGGGGGTAGAGTTTAGACCCCCGtactttttattgtttattttaatttgtcgtATAACGTATGAAACTACGTATTCGTAAGGTACACAAGTATTCGCGCTTAGGTTAAAACTTTGAGGCCATTTAAAGGattaaaaaattagagaaaatccaatttgggtctagAAAAGTATTTTTAAAGTATCGAGTCTTAGGACAAGCCCGGAAAATTTTCCCGACAGGATTCGGTAAAGTGTCGGAGAAATAAGGATGTTTGAAGATGCATTTTCGGAGTGAGCTTCAGGaaaattaagggaaaaataaaacgGAGCAGCCCCAAGCCCACTTGGCCCAAAAGGAGGGGCGAATTAgacttttcacaattaaatTGGGAGAGGTATTTAAGGAAAACATTCTTCAAACCCTAGCCTCAACCCTCTCATTTTTCacttcagctctctctctctacccgagagcttctctctcctcattctCGCCGGAAATCGCCGCCGCCGGTCGTCGCCGTCACCGAAACCCGgatttcaaccaaaatttccagattttcttctcttcatcccctctttccatttctccaaccaaaatcaagaaatttggccatttaatcctccaaaaaccctagaacccgaagctaatttgggggtttttgtgctttcttctttccaagTTTAAATCAAGGTAATATCCAtcctaatctagcctctattcCTTCGATCTATACATCTTTCTTATCAAATTCGAGTTTTTGATttccattttgatttttgatgcaTGAACCCGATTTCTCCTTAAACCATAAAGCTAGGCTAtgggtttggcaaggatttttggtaaggatctacccatgcaaccttgttttcgagttttttggttgagatgatgatgttggacggatttgtaggtgaagaaggccaagcAGAAGGaatagtgataggagcataaaatgcatcgaatttatagttcaaacctttatacttttgcttagtttattctttaaaaagatcaatttaactttgttattttcttaggtactttgagaagcagttaaggagaaaagagagctaTTGTGGGACAATCAAGGCACTTCACATGAATTAGTGATGCAAAGGATGGAGTCTGATCATTCATTTGGTCATAAAACTCAAGAGTAGATGGAGAGAGTTGCCGTGAAAAACAGTTgcagagaagcagaaaacagaGTACAAGAGTCTGTCTTATTTTCTTCTGTATTGGGAAGCTGTTTTGAAGAACCTTCGAGTGGAATTATGAAGAAAGGCCTggcaagatttgaagatcaCATGTTCTACTATAACTGAAGACAAAGAGTTGGTCCAGAATGATAAGGAGGAAGCCGGAGTCTGTGCTCAAAGTTGGTTCCTCGAGAAGACTGTTTCCATCAGCTTTTCAGGAAGCTTTTTCAAGGACTTTTATACTGGACTTACGGGATGATAATCATGAATTTCTCTACCCAGAATTTAAGAATATATGTTTTAGAGCAGTATAGAATCAAGAATCATCCAGAAAGGTGGTGTAATGAAGAAGTTACGATGCTGCAAATATGATCAGAGgataaggaaaatctggaatttctgACAAGTCTTTATGCGAAGCATTTTCAAGACCGTTGTTGGGCCACGTTTCAAGAAGATTTCTAGAAGGTTTTTGCACGGTTTTTAAGGGTGACATCAGAAGTATTATGTGGCAGAATATCACCTTCGAATCTGCTGGGAACCCTTGTCAAACATGGAGAGGGAAATCAGTCCTAGTTGAGAAAGGAAAGTGAATTAAAGGTTATATTTTCTGAAGATATTCTTGGCAGATTCTGGGAcgaattttattggatttttgctGCATTATACTTATCAAAAGACTATTAGAAAGACTTAAGGAAGGTTCAGAAGATTGTGTGGCAGCCAAGCAagtggagttggagaagaataagaagaactCAACCCGGTTTTGAAGAGAAAAGTTAGGGGTTTGTAAACAATAAAAGAGGAGGCTTCTTGGCGTCAAAAAGAGACCATATCATACAGATTTCACGCCTCAAAATAACCCTAGCTCTCTGATTTTCGAAGCTCCATACAAgcataaggaaaagaagccACCAAAGTCACCATCAGCCACCACCGTGACCATCCATCTTCAAGCAACATCCACCGTGCCTCaaactaaaacatagaaatttattatgaaacttgaaccatagtttagggcttcaaactagcccctaacacaaaagtatttagctactcattgttctaaggtaaacacacagtaacatattgaaaataaaagggcAAAGTCGCAGAAAAAGAGAGTGAAGAGGCACGGTGGATGTTGCTTGAAGATGGATGGTCACAGTGGTGGATAACGAACTCCTAACTGCTCATCATCATATTCACAGACTTTACTTTAgtttcatcttttgttcttactttattttcagcaaaattaatcaacaatcccccaattgtgtttttaaatttgttttattatagtttctagtttattttgttttgtaggtTACATAAATTGAAGGTAAACCCTTGATCCTTGGCGTAGAACGATCCCTTACTTTCACTACTACAACTTGACAACaaaaagggttttaaattgCGTGTTATTTTTAGCAGAGCAAATAGGCcgtgatttttgaagaagaaagggtaaggaatgggttttggacaaacccttagaatttttggaatttatttggttgattttgattatgttgagctattgttgttgttggaaaaattgtgaaaaatagaGATTTGAGGATGGTTTAATTAGTAAGATTTTATTAGCATAATTTTCAAAGTGTTGGAATTTTGGTGTTGAAGATTTGGTGATTGTTGTTGTgtagttttggccaaaagaaaaagaaaataaagaagaaaagaaatggatttgtttttggaagaaaaggaaaataaagaaaatggtaaaagttagattaaatgagttttactgtggtaaagtggtaaaaagtgaagaaggtgaaagtaaaggtaaattcggtaaaaaggaggtaaaagataaaagtgaaagtgttaaggtaaaagtcatggtaaaagtgaaaaggtgaaaaaggagaagtaaatgggtaaaagtaaaagtaaaactttatttataattatttacttatttatttttaataaataagaattatctgcttatttatttttaataaataataaataatgatAAATAAAGGAATACTAGGTCAAGAGtcagaagtcaaagtcaaaagtcaactcTGAGAGTTGACCAGGGTTGACCGACCTCGTAAAACGTGAGGATCGACTCGACTTTGGTCGCTCGGATTGGCGAAAGTTTAGCGGAGCGAAAAGGACGTTTtctttttaagaaagaagtagtttcccaaattggtaaaggttgaaacaaataattaatggcttcattgaaataaaaaggatttaGTGTGCGTGGTTACTTAAAGTTGATCATAATGTTTACGtggataattacttacaaactaagtaatggttcaggaaacacgatcgttaaggaagcttaagcggaaagCATCAGAGTGTGGAGTACGCCAGTATTTTCCAGGTAGgatgagctgtcc belongs to Rosa chinensis cultivar Old Blush chromosome 4, RchiOBHm-V2, whole genome shotgun sequence and includes:
- the LOC112199487 gene encoding uncharacterized protein LOC112199487, which encodes MPPRPDPRMAAVLMAFEALCTALEQTPEELERYRVTQCLEQLTKLKPPQFNGIGEACEAENWLRQILKILDILWTPEQYRVSLAVHQLVGEADNWWDTVHSLRIVADLTWAEFEQLFLERFFPPVLKAQKISEFFALTQGNKTTHEYVVAFTRLLKYVPAIANDDQMKKHRFMAGLRDSIRRDLRSNTTLSYSESVAAAYAIEADEAAYPRRGDGQGSSHPRKNCWVHRRKLQGGNSQGYASSSSSSGSSGRRSPAPYTCFACGQPGHTKNPRPAQSLSTQISPAPYRPPQPLAVKYDQQITAPRPVNQANRGRNRGGRNQGGRGQLYVITGGETTEASGSGTALASTILISNSEARVLLDTGASHSFITTWLAESLGLEPTPLDGVFDFKTPLGVGTGVDKAYRKCQVVIGGRKPQADLYPIELYDFDLILGMDWLSKYKALIDFDRRAVRITPPSKETFEIKMAKPLLPPSSLLKACFQGRRMLACYSIIAAGEKVNMETHGYMPIVDEYPDVFPEELPGLPLHLEKEFRIDLVPGTEPILISPYQMAPAEMSELKLQLEDLESKGFIRKSSSPWGASVLLAKKPDGMLCLCVDSRRLNQVTIKNKYPLLRIDELFDQLTGVMFFSKIDLRSRYHQLRFMIVFIDDILIYSKTQEEHVIHLRIVLQTLLDHQLYAKESKCDFWLTKVKFLGHVISAAGLSVDPSKVEAVLNWEQPQNVTEIRSFLGLAGYYRRFSQDFSKIALPLTKLTRNGTMFEGDDKCENAFVELKTRLTTAPVLVLPNNVDPYQVYTDASGNGLGCVLMQNGQVVAFGLRQLKPHERNYQTHDLELATMYSLRIEDLMGNPQGYLVSLTLKPQLLQLVEESQWKDPDTYMLRAQIYAGEVTNEWMVGQDGCVRFKGRMVVPENDHIRKMVLEEAHRTCFTMHPGAGKMYQDMKRQFWW